In Hippopotamus amphibius kiboko isolate mHipAmp2 unplaced genomic scaffold, mHipAmp2.hap2 H_1, whole genome shotgun sequence, a genomic segment contains:
- the LOC130843050 gene encoding zinc finger and SCAN domain-containing protein 4-like produces MALDLRISVQAEPSRKDPGSDNSELKPSQGSAVQEGEAISEFPSTQLSLFQNGNNSCARQELQRLYKLFHSWLQPEKHTKEEIISRLVLEQFMIHGHYSDRSTLQEKWNASGRNLEKFMEDLTDDDMKPPGLVHIHMQGQEALFCENMPLREVIIHFTKQLSTGTPTREAMETPFWTPQDTSLEAGQRNEDKENGGNISLKTCQVDDSVTSPSNQAPFLLIVQEESCARPEEGGVSLENPLSSRRAGPGPSRSQETSLKGPSYQDILMEVEPEFLSKPDQVTLELISTHKSTEGNSACGEHQERFHGAPKVYKCEKCPKIFRYSSRLKVHQKRHNNERTYICAECGKGFFQASDLRVHQRIHAKEKPFMCSRCEMAFSHKTNLQAHERIHTGEKPYVCSLCQRRFRQSSTYHRHLRLHQKLALKSAPSALKASLAVAPV; encoded by the exons ATGGCTTTAGACCTCAGAATCTCCGTCCAAGCTGAACCATCCAGGAAGGATCCTGGGTCAGATAATTCAGAGCTTAAACCCAGTCAAGGATCTGCCGTCCAGGAGGGAGAGGCGATCTCTGAGTTCCCGAGCACTCAGCTCAGCTTATTTCAAAATGGCAATAACTCATGTGCAAGGCAGGAACTGCAGAGACTCTATAAATTATTTCACTCATGGCTGCAGCCAGAAAAACACACCAAGGAGGAAATCATTTCTCGTTTAGTCCTGGAACAGTTTATGATCCATGGCCACTACAGTGACAGGTCCACTTTACAAGAGAAATGGAATGCAAGTGGCAGAAACCTGGAGAAATTCATGGAAGATCTGACTGATGATGACATGAAGCCACCTGGCTTA GTCCACATCCACATGCAGGGGCAGGAAGCCCTCTTTTGTGAGAATATGCCCTTAAGAGAAGTCATCATTCACTTCACAAAACAGTTGTCGACAGGAACCCCAACAAGAGAGGCTATGGAAACACCCTTCTGGACTCCTCAAGATACTTCCCTGGAAGCAGGACAAA gaaatgaagataaagaaaatggtggcaacatttctttgaaaacttGTCAAGTAGATGACAGTGTTACTAGTCCAAGCAATCAAGCACCTTTCCTACTCATTGTCCAAGAAGAGAGCTGTGCCAGGCCTGAAGAAGGAGGTGTGTCTTTGGAGAATCCACTCAGCTCCAGAAGAGCAGGTCCAGGCCCCTCCAGGTCCCAGGAAACATCCCTGAAAGGACCTTCCTATCAAGATATCCTTATGGAGGTGGAACCAGAGTTTCTCTCCAAGCCGGACCAGGTCACCCTTGAGCTCATTTCTACCCACAAGAGCACTGAGGGGAACTCTGCATGTGGGGAACACCAAGAAAGATTCCACGGAGCCCCAAAAGTATACAAATGTGAGAAGTGTCCCAAGATCTTTAGGTATTCCTCTCGGTTAAAAGTTCACCAGAAAAGACACAATAACGAAAGGACATATATTTGTGCCGAGTGTGGCAAAGGCTTCTTCCAGGCATCAGACCTACGTGTGCATCAGAGGATTCATGCAAAGGAGAAGCCTTTCATGTGCAGCAGGTGCGAAATGGCCTTCAGCCACAAAACCAACCTCCAGGCTCACGAGAGAATCCACACGGGAGAGAAGCCCTACGTGTGTTCCCTTTGCCAGAGACGCTTCCGCCAGTCCTCCACCTACCACCGCCACCTTAGGCTTCACCAGAAACTTGCCCTCAAAAGTGCTCCCTCCGCACTAAAAGCTTCTTTGGCTGTGGCCCCAGTGtga